One stretch of Streptomyces zhihengii DNA includes these proteins:
- the pyrR gene encoding bifunctional pyr operon transcriptional regulator/uracil phosphoribosyltransferase PyrR: MDTQHSPDAARPVLEAPDIARALTRIAHEIVERAKGADDVVLLGIPTRGVHLAHRLADKLEGITGQKMAVGSLDTTMYRDDLRLKPARTLARTEIPADGVDGRLVVLVDDVLFSGRTIRAALDALGDIGRPRAVQLAVLVDRGHRELPIRADYVGKNIPTSLREAVRVQLAEEDGRDTVLLGLKDTAPAGEQ, encoded by the coding sequence ATGGACACGCAGCACAGCCCCGATGCCGCCCGGCCCGTTCTGGAGGCCCCGGACATCGCGCGGGCACTGACCCGCATCGCCCACGAGATCGTCGAACGCGCCAAGGGCGCCGACGACGTGGTGCTCCTCGGCATCCCGACCCGCGGCGTCCACCTCGCGCACCGGCTCGCCGACAAGCTCGAAGGCATCACCGGCCAGAAGATGGCCGTCGGCTCCCTCGACACCACCATGTACCGCGACGACCTGCGCCTGAAGCCCGCGCGGACGCTCGCCCGCACCGAGATCCCCGCCGACGGCGTCGACGGCCGCCTCGTCGTCCTCGTCGACGACGTGCTCTTCTCCGGGCGCACCATCCGCGCCGCGCTGGACGCCCTCGGCGACATCGGCCGGCCGCGCGCCGTGCAGCTCGCCGTCCTGGTCGACCGCGGCCACCGCGAGCTGCCCATCCGCGCCGACTACGTCGGCAAGAACATCCCCACGTCGCTCCGCGAGGCGGTCCGGGTCCAGCTCGCCGAGGAGGACGGTCGCGACACCGTGCTGCTCGGGCTGAAGGACACCGCTCCGGCCGGCGAGCAGTAG
- a CDS encoding Pro-rich N-terminal domain-containing protein produces MQHAVGAPLPPPHGPGRGPAAWTPSAHHPGPVPGPPGGPLPPPPPQGPPASPPVPPPVNGGWNGPAPRHPSAGPPPRETTGHVQLPPGEPVPIPAPPPSDGTGAAMLAVLLIGPAGAGKTTVARHWARTRRVPTAHISLDDVREWVCSGFADPQDGWNDHSEAQYRLARRTCGFAARNFLANGISCILDDAVFPDRPVVGLGGWKRHVGPGLLPVVLLPGLEIVLERNAERSGNRRLSDEEVAGIHGRMAGWYGSGLPIIDNSKYDVETTARVLDEVLARAITSPPTW; encoded by the coding sequence ATGCAGCACGCAGTGGGGGCTCCGCTGCCGCCGCCCCACGGACCGGGGCGGGGACCGGCCGCATGGACACCCAGCGCTCACCACCCCGGGCCGGTGCCCGGCCCGCCCGGCGGGCCCTTGCCTCCGCCACCCCCGCAGGGGCCGCCGGCGTCGCCGCCGGTCCCGCCGCCCGTGAACGGCGGCTGGAACGGCCCCGCGCCCCGGCACCCCTCCGCGGGACCGCCGCCGCGCGAGACCACCGGACACGTCCAGCTCCCGCCGGGGGAGCCCGTCCCCATACCCGCGCCGCCCCCGTCCGACGGCACGGGCGCGGCGATGCTCGCCGTGCTGCTCATCGGCCCGGCCGGCGCCGGGAAGACGACGGTCGCCCGCCACTGGGCCCGGACCCGGCGGGTGCCCACCGCGCACATCAGCCTCGACGACGTCCGCGAGTGGGTGTGCTCGGGGTTCGCCGACCCCCAGGACGGCTGGAACGACCACTCCGAGGCCCAGTACCGCCTGGCCCGCCGCACCTGCGGCTTCGCCGCCCGCAACTTCCTGGCCAACGGGATCTCCTGCATCCTCGACGACGCGGTCTTCCCCGACCGCCCCGTCGTCGGCCTCGGCGGCTGGAAGCGCCACGTGGGCCCCGGCCTGCTGCCCGTGGTGCTCCTCCCCGGCCTGGAGATCGTCCTCGAACGGAACGCGGAGCGCTCCGGCAACCGCCGCCTCTCCGACGAGGAGGTGGCGGGGATCCACGGCCGGATGGCGGGGTGGTACGGCTCGGGCCTGCCGATCATCGACAACTCCAAGTACGACGTCGAGACGACGGCCCGCGTCCTCGACGAGGTCCTCGCCCGCGCGATCACCAGCCCCCCGACCTGGTAG
- the nusB gene encoding transcription antitermination factor NusB yields the protein MAARNKARKRAFQILFEADQRGASVQTVLADWVRHARSDDRQPPVAEYTMDLVEGYAAHADRIDELIATYAVGWTLDRMPVVDRNILRLGAYELVWVDETPDAVVIDEAVQLAKEFSTDDSPSFVNGLLGRFKDLKPSLRRD from the coding sequence GTGGCTGCCCGTAACAAGGCCCGCAAGCGCGCCTTCCAGATCCTCTTCGAGGCCGACCAGCGCGGGGCGTCCGTGCAGACGGTCCTCGCGGACTGGGTGCGGCACGCGCGGTCGGACGACCGCCAGCCGCCGGTCGCCGAGTACACGATGGACCTCGTCGAGGGGTACGCGGCGCACGCGGACCGCATCGACGAGCTGATCGCCACGTACGCGGTCGGCTGGACGCTGGACCGCATGCCGGTCGTCGACCGCAACATCCTCCGGCTCGGCGCGTACGAGCTGGTGTGGGTGGACGAGACGCCGGACGCGGTGGTGATCGACGAGGCGGTGCAGCTCGCCAAGGAGTTCTCCACCGACGATTCGCCGTCCTTCGTGAACGGCCTGCTGGGCCGTTTCAAGGACCTCAAGCCGAGCCTCCGCCGCGACTGA
- a CDS encoding type II 3-dehydroquinate dehydratase, producing MSRRVLVLNGPNLGRLGSREPDVYGATSYAGLVEACGKLGRELSLDVEVRETNDEGEMIRWLHEAADQSIPVVLNPGAFTHYSYGMRDAASQRTAPLVEVHISNPYTREAFRHTSVVGSVASGTVAGFGIGSYRLALRALVEELDA from the coding sequence ATGAGCCGCCGCGTGCTGGTGCTCAACGGGCCCAACCTCGGCCGGCTCGGGTCCCGTGAGCCCGACGTCTACGGCGCGACCTCGTACGCGGGCCTGGTCGAGGCGTGCGGGAAGCTCGGCCGGGAACTCAGCCTCGACGTCGAGGTGCGCGAGACCAACGACGAGGGCGAGATGATCCGCTGGCTCCACGAGGCCGCGGACCAGTCGATTCCGGTCGTTCTCAACCCCGGTGCCTTCACCCACTACTCGTACGGGATGCGCGACGCGGCGTCCCAGCGGACCGCCCCTCTCGTCGAGGTGCACATCTCCAACCCGTACACCCGCGAGGCCTTCCGCCACACCTCCGTCGTCGGCTCCGTCGCCAGCGGCACGGTGGCCGGCTTCGGCATCGGCTCCTACCGGCTGGCGCTGCGCGCGCTGGTGGAGGAGCTGGACGCCTGA
- the bldD gene encoding transcriptional regulator BldD gives MSSEYAKQLGAKLRAIRTQQGLSLHGVEEKSQGRWKAVVVGSYERGDRAVTVQRLAELADFYGVPVQELLPGTTPGGAAEPPPKLVLDLERLAHVPQEKAGPLQRYAATIQSQRGDYNGKVLSIRQDDLRTLAVIYDQSPSVLTEQLISWGVLDADARRAVAHEDN, from the coding sequence ATGTCCAGCGAATACGCAAAGCAGCTCGGGGCCAAGCTCCGCGCCATCCGCACCCAGCAGGGGCTTTCCCTCCACGGCGTGGAGGAGAAGTCCCAGGGCCGCTGGAAGGCCGTCGTGGTCGGCTCGTACGAGCGCGGCGACCGTGCCGTGACCGTGCAGCGCCTCGCCGAGCTGGCGGACTTCTACGGCGTCCCGGTGCAGGAGCTGCTTCCGGGCACGACGCCGGGCGGGGCCGCCGAGCCGCCGCCGAAGCTCGTCCTCGACCTGGAGCGCCTGGCCCACGTCCCGCAGGAGAAGGCGGGCCCGCTCCAGCGGTACGCGGCCACGATCCAGTCGCAGCGCGGCGACTACAACGGCAAGGTGCTCTCGATCCGCCAGGACGACCTGCGCACCCTGGCCGTGATCTACGACCAGTCCCCCTCGGTGCTGACCGAGCAGCTCATCAGCTGGGGCGTCCTGGACGCGGACGCCCGCCGCGCGGTCGCGCACGAGGACAACTGA
- a CDS encoding dihydroorotase — MSKILIRGAKVLGGEAQDVLIDGATVAAVGTGLSDEGARVIEAQGQILLPGLVDLHTHLREPGREDSETVLTGTRAAASGGYTAVFAMANTFPVADTAGVVEQVYRLGKESGYCDVQPIGAVTVGLEGKKLAELGAMHDSAAGVTVFSDDGKCVDDAVIMRRALEYVKAFGGVVAQHAQEPRLTEGAQMNEGVVSAELGLGGWPAVAEESVIARDVLLAEHVGSRVHICHLSTAGSVEIVRWAKSRGIDVTAEVTPHHLLLTDEMVRSYNPVYKVNPPLRTERDVLALREALADGTIDIVATDHAPHPHEDKDCEWAAAAMGMVGLETALSVVQQTMVETGLLDWAQVADRMSFAPARIGRAQGHGRPVSAGEPANLTLVDPAYRGVVDPAGFASRSRNTPYEGRELPGRVTHTFLRGRATVVDGKLA, encoded by the coding sequence ATGAGCAAGATCCTTATCCGCGGTGCGAAGGTGCTGGGCGGCGAGGCGCAGGACGTCCTGATCGACGGCGCCACCGTCGCGGCCGTCGGCACGGGGCTCTCCGACGAGGGCGCCCGGGTGATCGAGGCGCAGGGGCAGATCCTGCTGCCGGGCCTGGTCGACCTCCACACCCATCTGCGCGAGCCGGGCCGCGAGGACTCCGAGACCGTGCTGACCGGCACCCGCGCCGCCGCGAGCGGCGGCTACACCGCCGTGTTCGCCATGGCCAACACCTTCCCCGTCGCCGACACCGCCGGCGTCGTGGAGCAGGTCTACCGGCTCGGCAAGGAGTCCGGCTACTGCGACGTGCAGCCCATCGGCGCCGTCACCGTCGGCCTGGAGGGCAAGAAGCTCGCCGAGCTCGGCGCCATGCACGACTCGGCCGCCGGCGTCACCGTCTTCTCCGACGACGGCAAGTGCGTCGACGACGCGGTCATCATGCGCCGCGCCCTGGAGTACGTGAAGGCCTTCGGCGGCGTCGTCGCCCAGCACGCACAGGAGCCGCGCCTCACCGAGGGCGCGCAGATGAACGAGGGCGTCGTCTCCGCCGAACTCGGCCTCGGCGGCTGGCCCGCCGTCGCCGAGGAGTCGGTCATCGCCCGCGACGTCCTGCTCGCCGAGCACGTCGGCTCCCGGGTGCACATCTGCCACCTCTCCACCGCCGGCTCCGTGGAGATCGTCCGCTGGGCCAAGTCCCGCGGCATCGACGTCACGGCCGAGGTCACCCCGCACCACCTGCTGCTCACCGACGAGATGGTCCGCAGCTACAACCCCGTCTACAAGGTCAACCCGCCGCTGCGCACCGAGCGCGACGTGCTGGCCCTGCGGGAGGCGCTCGCCGACGGCACCATCGACATCGTCGCCACCGACCACGCGCCGCACCCGCACGAGGACAAGGACTGCGAGTGGGCCGCGGCCGCGATGGGCATGGTCGGCCTGGAGACCGCGCTCTCCGTCGTCCAGCAGACGATGGTGGAGACCGGGCTGCTCGACTGGGCCCAGGTGGCGGACCGGATGTCGTTCGCCCCCGCGCGCATCGGACGGGCCCAGGGGCACGGACGCCCCGTCTCGGCTGGTGAGCCCGCGAACCTCACGCTGGTCGATCCGGCATACCGTGGTGTGGTGGACCCCGCGGGCTTCGCCTCCCGCAGCCGCAACACCCCGTACGAGGGCCGCGAGCTGCCGGGACGCGTCACCCACACCTTCCTGCGGGGCCGGGCGACGGTCGTGGACGGGAAGCTGGCGTGA
- a CDS encoding shikimate dehydrogenase — MPVRPGARRAAVLGSPVAHSLSPVLHNAAYAAMGLTGRTYERFDVDEAALPGFVDALDADWAGLSLTMPLKRAVIPLLDEISETAAAVEAVNTLVFTEDGRRTGDNTDIPGMIAALHERGVEKVESAAVLGAGATASSALAALSRLCTGPVTAYVRSAARASEMRGWGERLGVDVTVADWADAAQALAAPLVVATTPAGTTDALAAAVPARPGTLFDVLYEPWPTRLAAAWAERGGAVVGGLDLLVHQAVLQCEQMTGVSPVPVEAMRTAGEQALGAR; from the coding sequence ATGCCAGTTAGGCCCGGGGCGCGACGGGCGGCCGTGCTCGGCTCGCCCGTCGCCCACTCGCTCTCCCCGGTGCTCCACAACGCCGCCTACGCCGCCATGGGCCTGACCGGCCGTACCTACGAGCGGTTCGACGTCGACGAGGCCGCGCTGCCCGGCTTCGTCGACGCGCTCGACGCGGACTGGGCGGGACTGTCGCTGACGATGCCGCTCAAGCGCGCGGTCATCCCGCTGCTCGACGAGATCAGCGAGACCGCCGCCGCGGTGGAGGCGGTCAACACCCTGGTGTTCACCGAGGACGGGCGCAGGACCGGCGACAACACCGACATCCCGGGGATGATCGCCGCCCTGCACGAGCGGGGGGTGGAGAAGGTGGAGTCCGCCGCCGTGCTCGGCGCCGGCGCCACCGCGTCCTCCGCGCTGGCCGCCCTGTCGCGCCTGTGCACCGGGCCGGTCACCGCCTATGTGCGCAGCGCGGCCCGGGCGTCCGAGATGCGCGGCTGGGGCGAGCGGCTCGGCGTCGACGTCACCGTCGCCGACTGGGCGGACGCCGCACAGGCCCTTGCCGCCCCTCTGGTCGTGGCCACCACCCCGGCCGGCACGACCGACGCCCTGGCGGCCGCGGTGCCGGCGCGGCCCGGCACGCTCTTCGACGTCCTCTACGAGCCGTGGCCCACCCGGCTGGCGGCGGCCTGGGCGGAGCGGGGCGGCGCCGTCGTCGGCGGTCTCGACCTGCTGGTGCACCAGGCGGTGCTCCAGTGCGAGCAGATGACGGGGGTCTCGCCGGTGCCCGTCGAGGCCATGCGGACCGCCGGTGAACAGGCCCTCGGGGCCCGCTAG
- a CDS encoding aspartate carbamoyltransferase catalytic subunit produces MMRHLISAADLTRDEAVRILDTAEEMARVADRPIKKLPALRGRTVCNLFFEDSTRTRISFEAAEKRLSADVINFAAKGSSVSKGESLKDTAQTLEAMGVDAVVIRHGASGAPYRLATSGWIDAPVINAGDGTHQHPTQALLDAFTMRRRLVGRDAGIGQDLAGRRITIVGDVLHSRVARSNVDLLHTLGAEVTLVAPPTLVPVGVETWPCEVSYDLDSTLAKSDAIMMLRVQRERMNAAFFPTEREYSRRYGLDGDRMAKMPGHAIVMHPGPMVRGMEITAEVADSDRCTVIEQVANGVSIRMAVLYLLLGGNESDAPNPRTEEK; encoded by the coding sequence ATGATGCGCCACCTCATCTCGGCAGCCGACCTCACCCGCGACGAAGCGGTCCGCATCCTCGACACCGCCGAGGAGATGGCCCGGGTCGCCGACCGGCCGATCAAGAAGCTCCCGGCCCTGCGCGGCCGCACCGTCTGCAACCTCTTCTTCGAGGACTCGACCCGCACCCGGATCTCCTTCGAGGCCGCCGAGAAGCGGCTGTCCGCGGACGTCATCAACTTCGCCGCCAAGGGCTCCAGCGTCTCCAAGGGCGAGTCCCTGAAGGACACCGCGCAGACCCTGGAGGCCATGGGCGTCGACGCCGTCGTCATCCGGCACGGCGCCTCCGGCGCCCCCTACCGGCTCGCGACCTCCGGCTGGATCGACGCCCCTGTCATCAACGCCGGCGACGGCACCCACCAGCACCCCACCCAGGCCCTGCTGGACGCCTTCACCATGCGCCGCCGGCTCGTCGGCCGCGACGCCGGGATCGGGCAGGACCTGGCGGGCCGCCGGATCACCATCGTCGGCGACGTGCTGCACAGCCGGGTCGCCCGCTCCAACGTCGACCTGCTGCACACCCTGGGCGCCGAGGTCACCCTGGTCGCGCCGCCCACCCTGGTGCCCGTCGGCGTCGAGACCTGGCCCTGCGAGGTCTCGTACGACCTGGACTCCACGCTCGCCAAGTCCGACGCGATCATGATGCTGCGCGTCCAGCGCGAGCGGATGAACGCCGCGTTCTTCCCCACCGAGCGCGAGTACTCCCGCCGCTACGGCCTCGACGGCGACCGGATGGCGAAGATGCCCGGCCACGCCATCGTGATGCACCCCGGCCCCATGGTCCGCGGCATGGAGATCACCGCGGAGGTCGCCGACTCCGACCGCTGCACCGTCATCGAGCAGGTCGCCAACGGCGTGTCCATCCGGATGGCCGTCCTCTACCTGCTGCTCGGCGGCAACGAATCCGACGCACCCAACCCCCGTACCGAGGAGAAGTAA
- the efp gene encoding elongation factor P, whose protein sequence is MASTNDLKNGMVLKLDGGQLWSVVEFQHVKPGKGPAFVRTKLKNVLSGKVVDKTFNAGVKVETATVDRRDMQFSYMDGEYFVFMDMQTYDQLMVDRKQVGDAANFLIEGFTANVAQHEGEVLYVELPAAVELVIEHTEPGVQGDRSTGGSKPARLETGYEIQVPLFITTGEKIKVDTRSGDYLGRVNS, encoded by the coding sequence GTGGCTTCCACGAACGACCTCAAGAACGGCATGGTGCTCAAGCTCGACGGAGGCCAGCTCTGGTCCGTCGTCGAGTTCCAGCACGTCAAGCCCGGCAAGGGCCCGGCCTTCGTGCGCACCAAGCTCAAGAACGTCCTCTCCGGCAAGGTCGTCGACAAGACCTTCAACGCAGGCGTGAAGGTCGAGACGGCCACCGTCGACCGCCGTGACATGCAGTTCTCGTACATGGACGGCGAGTACTTCGTCTTCATGGACATGCAGACGTACGACCAGCTCATGGTCGACCGCAAGCAGGTCGGCGACGCGGCGAACTTCCTCATCGAGGGCTTCACCGCCAACGTCGCGCAGCACGAGGGCGAGGTGCTCTACGTCGAGCTGCCGGCCGCCGTCGAGCTGGTCATCGAGCACACCGAGCCCGGTGTGCAGGGCGACCGCTCCACCGGTGGCTCCAAGCCCGCGCGCCTGGAGACCGGCTACGAGATCCAGGTCCCGCTCTTCATCACCACCGGCGAGAAGATCAAGGTCGACACCCGCTCGGGCGACTACCTCGGCCGGGTGAACAGCTAA
- a CDS encoding shikimate kinase — protein sequence MSAPLIVLVGPMGSGKSTVGELLAARLGVAFRDTDADIVAAEGREISDIFVDEGEAHFRALERAAVAAAVAAHTGVLALGGGSVLDDGTRELLGGLPVVYLSMEAEEAARRVGLNQARPLLAVNPRRQWRELMDARRHLYTEVARAVVATDDRTPAEVADAVLDALELKTATPGETTPDPRQEKQ from the coding sequence GTGAGCGCCCCGCTGATCGTCCTGGTCGGCCCGATGGGGTCCGGCAAGTCCACCGTCGGCGAACTGCTCGCCGCACGGCTGGGCGTGGCGTTCCGGGACACCGACGCCGACATCGTCGCCGCCGAGGGCCGCGAGATCTCCGACATCTTCGTCGACGAGGGCGAGGCGCACTTCCGTGCGCTGGAGCGTGCCGCCGTCGCCGCCGCGGTCGCCGCCCACACCGGGGTCCTCGCCCTCGGCGGCGGCTCGGTCCTCGACGACGGCACCCGCGAGCTGCTCGGCGGCCTGCCGGTCGTCTATCTGTCCATGGAGGCCGAGGAGGCCGCCCGCAGGGTCGGGCTCAACCAGGCCCGGCCGCTGCTCGCCGTCAATCCGCGCCGCCAGTGGCGCGAGCTGATGGACGCCCGCCGCCACCTCTACACCGAGGTCGCCCGCGCCGTCGTCGCCACCGACGACCGCACCCCCGCCGAGGTCGCCGACGCCGTCCTCGACGCACTGGAGCTGAAGACCGCAACACCGGGGGAGACGACCCCGGACCCCCGGCAGGAGAAGCAGTGA
- the aroC gene encoding chorismate synthase, with protein sequence MSRLRWLTAGESHGPALVATLEGLPAGVPVTTDMVADHLARRRLGYGRGARMKFERDEVTFLGGVRHGLTMGSPVAVMVGNTEWPKWEKVMAADPVDPDELAQLARNAPLTRPRPGHADLAGMQKYALDEARPVLERASARETAARVALGAVARSYLKETAGIEIVSHVVELAAAKAPYGVVPVPADEERLDADPVRCLDADASKAMVAEIDQAHKDGDTLGGVVEVLAYGVPVGLGSHVHWDRRLDARLAGALMGIQAIKGVEVGDGFDLARVPGSQAHDEIVPTDEGIRRTSGRSGGTEGGMSTGELLRVRAAMKPIATVPRALRTIDVGTGEPAAAHHQRSDVCAVPAAGIVAEAMVALVLADAVAEKFGGDSVTETRRNVRAYLDNLHIR encoded by the coding sequence TTGAGCAGGTTGCGTTGGCTGACCGCGGGCGAGTCGCACGGACCCGCACTGGTGGCGACGCTGGAGGGTCTTCCCGCCGGTGTCCCCGTCACCACCGACATGGTGGCGGACCACCTCGCCAGGCGGCGTCTCGGTTATGGACGCGGTGCCCGGATGAAGTTCGAGCGCGACGAGGTCACCTTCCTGGGCGGCGTCCGCCACGGTCTGACCATGGGCTCCCCGGTGGCCGTGATGGTGGGCAACACCGAGTGGCCCAAGTGGGAGAAGGTCATGGCGGCCGACCCCGTCGACCCGGACGAGCTCGCGCAGCTCGCCCGCAACGCCCCGCTCACCCGCCCCCGCCCCGGCCACGCCGACCTCGCGGGCATGCAGAAGTACGCCCTCGACGAGGCCCGTCCCGTGCTGGAGCGCGCGAGCGCCCGCGAGACGGCCGCCCGGGTGGCGCTCGGCGCGGTCGCCCGCTCGTACCTGAAGGAGACGGCGGGGATCGAGATCGTCTCCCACGTCGTCGAACTCGCCGCCGCGAAGGCCCCGTACGGCGTCGTCCCCGTCCCCGCCGACGAGGAGCGCCTGGACGCCGACCCCGTCCGCTGCCTGGACGCCGACGCGAGCAAGGCGATGGTCGCCGAGATCGACCAGGCCCACAAGGACGGCGACACCCTCGGCGGCGTCGTCGAGGTCCTCGCCTACGGCGTGCCCGTCGGCCTCGGCTCGCACGTCCACTGGGACCGCAGGCTCGACGCCCGGCTCGCCGGCGCGCTCATGGGCATCCAGGCCATCAAGGGCGTCGAGGTCGGCGACGGCTTCGACCTCGCCCGGGTGCCCGGCTCCCAGGCCCACGACGAGATCGTCCCCACCGACGAGGGCATCCGCCGCACCTCCGGCCGCTCCGGCGGCACCGAGGGCGGCATGTCCACCGGTGAGCTGCTGCGGGTGCGCGCCGCGATGAAGCCGATCGCGACCGTGCCGCGCGCGCTGCGCACCATCGACGTCGGGACGGGCGAGCCCGCCGCCGCCCACCACCAGCGCTCCGACGTGTGCGCCGTGCCCGCCGCCGGCATCGTGGCCGAGGCCATGGTGGCGCTCGTCCTCGCGGACGCGGTGGCCGAGAAGTTCGGCGGCGACAGCGTCACCGAGACCCGGCGCAACGTGCGCGCGTACCTCGACAACCTCCACATCCGGTGA
- the aroB gene encoding 3-dehydroquinate synthase, translating into MTDQAVTRIQVGGTAGTDPYEVLIGRQLLGELPGLIGTQAQRVAVVHPEALAETGEALRADLAGQGYEAVAIQVPNAEEAKTAEVAAYCWKALGQTGFTRTDVIVGVGGGATTDLAGFVAATWLRGVRWIAVPTTVLAMVDAAVGGKTGINTAEGKNLVGAFHPPAGVICDLAALDSLPVNDYVSGMAEIIKAGFIADPVILDLVESDPQGARTPAGPHTAELIERSIRVKADVVSSDLKESGLREILNYGHTLAHAIEKNERYKWRHGAAVSVGMVFAAELGRLAGRLDDATADRHRSVLESVGLPLTYRGDQWPKLLETMKVDKKSRGSVLRFIVLDGLGKPTVLEGPDPAVLLAAFGEVSA; encoded by the coding sequence GTGACGGACCAGGCAGTGACCCGCATCCAGGTCGGCGGCACGGCCGGCACCGACCCCTACGAGGTCCTGATCGGCCGGCAGCTCCTCGGCGAACTGCCGGGCCTGATCGGCACGCAGGCCCAGCGGGTGGCCGTCGTCCACCCCGAGGCGCTCGCCGAGACCGGCGAGGCGCTGCGCGCCGATCTCGCCGGCCAGGGCTACGAGGCCGTCGCCATCCAGGTGCCGAACGCCGAGGAGGCGAAGACCGCCGAGGTCGCCGCCTACTGCTGGAAGGCGCTCGGCCAGACCGGCTTCACCCGGACCGACGTCATCGTGGGCGTCGGCGGCGGCGCCACCACCGACCTCGCCGGCTTCGTCGCCGCGACCTGGCTGCGCGGGGTGCGCTGGATCGCCGTCCCGACGACCGTGCTCGCCATGGTCGACGCGGCCGTCGGCGGCAAGACCGGCATCAACACCGCCGAGGGCAAGAACCTCGTGGGCGCCTTCCACCCGCCGGCCGGAGTGATCTGCGACCTGGCGGCGCTCGACTCGCTGCCGGTCAACGACTACGTCAGCGGCATGGCCGAGATCATCAAGGCCGGCTTCATCGCCGACCCGGTGATCCTCGACCTCGTCGAGTCCGACCCGCAGGGCGCCCGCACCCCGGCGGGGCCGCACACCGCCGAGCTCATCGAGCGCTCGATCCGGGTGAAGGCCGACGTGGTCTCCAGCGACCTCAAGGAATCCGGGCTGCGCGAGATCCTGAACTACGGTCACACGCTCGCCCACGCCATCGAGAAGAACGAGCGCTACAAGTGGCGCCACGGCGCCGCGGTCTCCGTCGGCATGGTCTTCGCCGCCGAACTGGGCCGCCTCGCGGGCCGGCTCGACGACGCCACCGCCGACCGGCACCGCAGCGTCCTGGAGTCCGTCGGACTGCCCCTCACCTACCGCGGCGACCAGTGGCCCAAGCTGCTGGAGACCATGAAGGTCGACAAGAAGTCGCGCGGCAGCGTGCTGCGCTTCATCGTCCTCGACGGCCTCGGCAAGCCGACCGTGCTGGAGGGCCCCGACCCGGCCGTGCTGCTCGCCGCCTTCGGCGAGGTGTCCGCATGA
- a CDS encoding M24 family metallopeptidase, with protein sequence MSEVYGVRRGRLRDRCAAAGSAAVLVSRPANVRYLAGAAPPGAALLLGSREDVLLCPRGPGGDPAGGRPDDGLRLVVLPAGTADAVVAAAELARGTGTAALAVEEHHLTVARHRAVASVAPQVRITDLGLAVEQQRVVKDDDEIASLRIAAEITDQALGELLESILVGRTERHLALELERRLVDHGADGPAFPTSVATGPNSGLQGHRPSDRRVEEGDFLSVSLGANYRGYRCEIGRTFVIGTSPADWQIELYDLVFAAQRAGREALLPGTAYRDVDHAARQVLDAAGHGEHLAPRTGHGVGLEIGEDPQLAPAAMGKLDACVPVTVEPGVHLPGRGGVRIDDTLVVRQEADGGPELLTITTKELLAL encoded by the coding sequence ATGTCCGAGGTGTATGGCGTCCGGCGCGGCCGGCTGCGTGATCGCTGCGCGGCGGCCGGGAGCGCGGCGGTCCTGGTGTCCCGGCCCGCCAATGTCCGCTACCTCGCCGGGGCCGCCCCGCCCGGCGCGGCCCTGCTGCTCGGCAGCCGCGAGGACGTGCTGCTGTGCCCCCGGGGCCCCGGGGGCGATCCCGCGGGCGGGCGGCCGGACGACGGGCTCCGGCTGGTGGTGCTGCCGGCCGGCACCGCCGACGCCGTCGTCGCCGCCGCCGAACTGGCCCGGGGCACCGGCACCGCGGCCCTCGCCGTCGAGGAGCACCATCTGACCGTCGCCCGCCACCGGGCCGTCGCGTCGGTCGCCCCCCAGGTACGGATCACCGATCTAGGGCTCGCCGTCGAGCAGCAGCGCGTCGTCAAGGACGACGACGAGATCGCCTCCCTGCGGATCGCGGCGGAGATCACCGACCAGGCGCTCGGCGAGCTGCTGGAGTCGATCCTGGTCGGCCGGACCGAGCGGCACCTCGCGCTGGAGCTGGAGCGCCGCCTCGTGGACCACGGCGCCGACGGCCCCGCGTTCCCCACCTCCGTCGCCACCGGCCCCAACAGCGGGCTCCAGGGCCACCGGCCCTCGGACCGGCGGGTCGAGGAGGGGGATTTCCTCTCGGTCTCGCTCGGCGCGAACTACCGCGGCTACCGCTGCGAGATCGGCCGCACCTTCGTGATCGGCACCTCGCCGGCGGACTGGCAGATCGAGCTCTACGACCTCGTCTTCGCCGCTCAGCGCGCCGGGCGGGAGGCGCTGCTGCCGGGGACCGCGTACCGCGACGTGGACCACGCGGCCCGGCAGGTGCTGGACGCCGCCGGGCACGGCGAACACCTCGCGCCCCGCACCGGTCACGGTGTCGGGCTGGAAATCGGTGAGGACCCGCAGCTAGCCCCTGCGGCCATGGGTAAACTGGACGCTTGCGTGCCGGTCACCGTCGAACCGGGGGTCCACCTCCCGGGACGGGGCGGGGTCCGGATCGATGACACGCTCGTCGTGCGCCAGGAGGCGGACGGCGGCCCCGAGCTACTCACCATCACGACCAAGGAGCTGCTCGCGCTGTAG